A single region of the Acidobacteriota bacterium genome encodes:
- a CDS encoding enoyl-CoA hydratase-related protein translates to MSYEFLQVEKNDHVWEVTLNRPERMNAIHPPTSQELDSVFNDFAADDDAWVAILTGAGDRAFSAGNDLKYQAEHGSKTVRAGMKGVRGGFGGITARFDLHKPMIAAVNGFALGGGFELVLACDIIIASEKATFGLPEPRVGLMAGALGVHRLPRQIPYHQAMGMLLTGRHIRPQEAKELGIVNEVCAHDELLDRARAWAAQILECAPLSVRASKEAANKGLGMALEQAAGSIFPWTAQMNQSEDLIEGPRAFAEKRPPNWKGR, encoded by the coding sequence GTGAGCTACGAGTTTCTCCAGGTCGAGAAGAACGATCACGTCTGGGAGGTGACCCTCAACCGACCGGAGCGCATGAACGCGATCCACCCGCCGACGAGTCAGGAGCTCGACTCGGTGTTCAACGACTTCGCCGCCGATGACGATGCCTGGGTGGCGATCCTCACCGGCGCCGGCGACCGGGCGTTCTCGGCCGGCAACGACCTGAAGTACCAGGCCGAGCACGGCAGCAAGACGGTGCGTGCCGGGATGAAGGGCGTGCGCGGCGGTTTCGGTGGCATCACGGCGCGTTTCGACCTGCACAAGCCGATGATCGCGGCGGTCAACGGCTTCGCGCTGGGCGGCGGGTTCGAACTGGTACTGGCCTGCGACATCATCATCGCGTCGGAGAAGGCGACCTTCGGCCTGCCCGAACCCCGGGTCGGCCTGATGGCCGGTGCACTGGGAGTGCACCGGTTGCCGCGGCAGATTCCCTACCACCAGGCGATGGGCATGCTGCTGACAGGCCGCCACATCAGGCCGCAGGAGGCGAAGGAGCTTGGGATCGTCAACGAGGTCTGCGCCCACGACGAGCTGCTCGACCGGGCCCGGGCCTGGGCGGCGCAGATCCTGGAGTGCGCGCCGCTGTCGGTGCGCGCCAGCAAGGAGGCCGCGAACAAGGGCCTCGGGATGGCGCTTGAGCAGGCGGCGGGTTCGATCTTCCCGTGGACGGCGCAGATGAACCAGTCGGAGGACCTGATCGAGGGTCCGAGGGCGTTCGCCGAGAAACGGCCGCCGAACTGGAAGGGCCGCTAG